A single window of Kitasatospora sp. HUAS MG31 DNA harbors:
- a CDS encoding MepB family protein: MTTNHEPPSRLHDGPPEPWADTASVHGDLAAAKALVYDPCGFTCTQPVPEAESADYAAHAFSVDGLRVRFRAARTTPTKVGQFVTVWKRRPGGPIQPFDAADPVDLFVIATRDHDHLGQFVLPTDVLRRHGVVSAEGVGGKRAFRVYPPWAVTTNRQAGRAQEWQLDFFLELHRDRPVDAVRARRLYHPGEDTPR, translated from the coding sequence GTGACCACGAACCACGAGCCACCATCCAGGCTTCACGACGGCCCGCCCGAACCCTGGGCGGACACCGCCTCGGTCCACGGCGACCTCGCCGCGGCGAAGGCCCTCGTCTACGACCCCTGCGGCTTCACCTGCACGCAGCCGGTTCCCGAGGCCGAAAGTGCCGACTACGCCGCCCACGCCTTCTCCGTGGACGGGCTCCGCGTCCGGTTCCGCGCGGCCAGGACGACCCCGACCAAGGTCGGCCAGTTCGTCACCGTCTGGAAGAGGCGCCCGGGAGGGCCCATCCAGCCCTTCGACGCCGCCGACCCCGTGGACCTCTTCGTCATCGCCACCCGCGACCACGACCACCTCGGTCAGTTCGTCCTTCCCACGGACGTCCTCCGCCGACACGGTGTGGTGTCCGCCGAAGGCGTCGGCGGAAAACGGGCCTTCCGCGTCTACCCGCCCTGGGCGGTCACCACCAACCGCCAGGCCGGCCGAGCGCAGGAGTGGCAGCTGGACTTCTTCCTCGAACTGCACCGGGACCGGCCCGTCGACGCCGTCCGCGCCCGCAGGCTCTACCACCCGGGGGAGGACACCCCACGGTGA
- the melC1 gene encoding apotyrosinase chaperone MelC1, which translates to MPGTSRAHSTELTRRRMLQGAGVALTAALGTAVIGLTGPAGSPAVAADPAPNDTFDETYQGRRIQGRPVAAGHHHGGPGTGYQVLIDGRELHMMRNADGTWISVINHYQTHQTPRSLARAAVLDLQGAALVPIA; encoded by the coding sequence ATGCCCGGAACCAGCCGCGCCCACTCGACCGAGCTGACCCGCCGTCGGATGCTCCAGGGCGCCGGTGTCGCCCTGACCGCCGCCCTCGGCACCGCCGTCATCGGCCTCACCGGCCCCGCCGGCAGCCCGGCCGTCGCCGCCGACCCCGCGCCGAACGACACCTTCGACGAGACCTACCAGGGCCGCCGCATCCAGGGCCGGCCCGTCGCCGCAGGCCACCACCACGGCGGTCCCGGCACCGGCTACCAGGTGCTGATCGACGGCCGCGAACTGCACATGATGCGCAACGCCGACGGGACCTGGATCAGCGTCATCAACCACTACCAGACCCACCAGACGCCGCGTTCGCTCGCGCGCGCCGCCGTCCTCGACCTCCAGGGCGCCGCCCTCGTCCCGATCGCCTGA
- a CDS encoding sigma-70 family RNA polymerase sigma factor produces MRTIVSLSTPQQREPDLRELVARAALGDQEAFSRLYDAVAGPVLGLVRRVLRDPSQSEEVMQEVMFELWRTAARYAPERGEVLPWVLTMAHRRAVDRVRSAQAAADRDHRVAAQSRTPAFDEVAEQVENQLEREQVRRCLGSLTELQRESVTLAYYRGYTYPEVADLLGSPLGTIKTRMRDGLIRLRDCLGVGS; encoded by the coding sequence ATGAGGACGATCGTCAGTCTGTCCACCCCGCAACAGCGCGAGCCGGACCTCAGGGAACTGGTCGCCAGGGCGGCCCTCGGCGACCAGGAGGCGTTCTCCCGTCTGTACGACGCGGTGGCCGGCCCGGTGCTGGGCCTGGTCCGGCGGGTGCTGCGCGACCCTTCGCAGTCCGAGGAGGTCATGCAGGAGGTGATGTTCGAGCTGTGGCGCACCGCCGCCCGGTACGCGCCGGAGCGTGGTGAGGTGCTGCCGTGGGTGCTGACGATGGCCCACCGGCGGGCCGTGGACCGGGTGCGCTCCGCGCAGGCGGCCGCCGACCGGGACCACCGGGTGGCCGCGCAGTCGCGTACCCCGGCGTTCGACGAGGTGGCCGAGCAGGTCGAGAACCAGCTGGAGCGGGAGCAGGTCCGCCGCTGTCTGGGCTCGCTCACCGAGCTCCAGCGCGAGTCGGTCACCCTGGCCTATTACCGTGGGTACACCTATCCCGAGGTCGCCGACCTGCTGGGTTCCCCTCTCGGCACCATCAAGACCCGGATGCGGGACGGCCTGATCCGGCTCCGCGACTGCCTGGGGGTTGGATCATGA
- a CDS encoding cyclopropane-fatty-acyl-phospholipid synthase family protein: protein MTTTALPIPVVDPVRWPDVARLPHVPLRAAVAERILHRAAVQRGLRVELPGGRTLHAARPGAPVLRLRHPEAFLHRVGESGLIGFGEAYQAGDWDSPDLVALLTALATSPEALVPRGTRWLRRLCVQRPPEAELPTTANARRNIHRHYDLSNDLFALFLDPTMTYSSALFPTSPDPDRGPAATWEGLATAQHRKIDRLLDLAGVGPGTRVLEIGTGWGELAVRAAARGARVVSLTLSEEQLTLARHRIARAGYGDRVEVRLCDYRAVEGAYDAVVSVEMIEAVGLPFWPEYFATLDRVLAPGGRVALQAITMPHERMLASRHTYTWILKYVFPGGQIPSLQAITETAARRTRLRVTAADAYGRHYAETLRLWRERFTAQAGQVARLGFDEVFRRMWELYLAYSEAGFRTGYLDVHQLLLTRGEAA, encoded by the coding sequence ATGACCACCACCGCCCTGCCGATACCCGTCGTCGACCCCGTCCGGTGGCCGGACGTCGCCCGGCTCCCGCACGTCCCGCTGCGCGCCGCGGTCGCCGAGCGGATCCTGCACCGGGCCGCCGTGCAACGCGGCCTGCGCGTCGAACTCCCCGGCGGGCGAACCCTGCACGCGGCCCGGCCCGGCGCACCCGTCCTGCGGCTGCGCCACCCGGAGGCGTTCCTGCACCGCGTCGGCGAGAGCGGCCTGATCGGCTTCGGCGAGGCGTACCAGGCAGGCGACTGGGACAGCCCCGACCTGGTCGCCCTGCTCACCGCGCTGGCCACCTCCCCCGAGGCCCTCGTCCCCAGGGGCACGCGATGGCTGCGCCGGCTCTGCGTCCAGCGCCCGCCGGAGGCGGAACTGCCCACCACCGCCAACGCCCGGCGCAACATCCACCGGCACTACGACCTGTCGAACGACCTGTTCGCGCTCTTCCTCGACCCGACGATGACCTACTCCTCGGCGCTCTTCCCCACCAGCCCCGACCCCGACCGCGGGCCGGCCGCGACCTGGGAGGGGCTGGCCACCGCGCAGCACCGCAAGATCGACCGGCTGCTCGACCTCGCGGGGGTCGGCCCGGGCACCCGGGTGCTGGAGATCGGCACCGGATGGGGCGAACTCGCCGTCCGCGCCGCCGCCCGCGGCGCCCGCGTGGTCAGCCTCACCCTCTCCGAGGAACAGCTCACCCTCGCCCGCCACCGGATCGCCCGGGCCGGGTACGGCGACCGCGTCGAGGTCCGGCTGTGCGACTACCGCGCCGTCGAGGGCGCGTACGACGCCGTGGTCAGCGTCGAGATGATCGAAGCCGTGGGGCTGCCGTTCTGGCCCGAGTACTTCGCCACCCTCGACCGGGTGCTGGCCCCCGGCGGACGGGTCGCCCTGCAGGCCATCACCATGCCGCACGAGCGGATGCTCGCCAGCCGCCACACGTACACGTGGATCCTCAAGTACGTCTTCCCCGGCGGACAGATCCCCTCCCTGCAGGCGATCACGGAGACCGCCGCCCGGCGCACCCGCCTGCGGGTGACCGCCGCCGACGCGTACGGGCGGCACTACGCCGAGACCCTGCGGCTGTGGCGCGAGCGCTTCACCGCCCAGGCCGGGCAGGTCGCCCGCCTCGGCTTCGACGAGGTGTTCCGCCGCATGTGGGAGCTCTACCTCGCGTACTCCGAAGCCGGGTTCCGCACCGGCTACCTGGACGTCCACCAGCTGCTGCTGACCCGTGGGGAGGCGGCGTGA
- a CDS encoding S-methyl-5'-thioadenosine phosphorylase: MTASHEMPRAEVGVIGGSGFYALVDDLVEVRVETPYGPPSDALFVGEAAGRRVAFLPRHGRGHGLPPHRINYRANLWALHSLGVRQVLGPCAVGGLRPEFGPGTLLVPDQFVDRTSGRVQTFYDGLPLPDGTVPGVVHVSMADPYCPAGRRAALDAAAGAAWEPVDGGTLVVIEGPRFSTRAESRWFTGNGWSVVGMTGHPEAVLARELGLCYTSLALVTDLDAGVASGEGVTHAEVLEVFARNVERLRTVLFKAIEILPADRACPCGHALDGLTTGLPGVPGD, from the coding sequence ATGACGGCCAGTCATGAGATGCCGCGTGCCGAGGTGGGCGTGATCGGCGGCTCAGGGTTCTACGCGCTGGTGGACGACCTGGTCGAGGTACGGGTCGAGACGCCGTACGGGCCGCCGAGCGACGCCCTGTTCGTGGGCGAGGCGGCCGGGCGCCGGGTCGCCTTCCTGCCGCGGCACGGGCGTGGGCACGGGCTGCCGCCGCACCGGATCAACTACCGGGCCAACCTGTGGGCGCTGCACTCACTCGGTGTGCGGCAGGTGCTCGGCCCGTGCGCGGTGGGCGGGCTGCGGCCGGAGTTCGGCCCCGGGACCCTGCTCGTTCCCGACCAGTTCGTCGACCGGACCTCGGGGCGGGTGCAGACCTTCTACGACGGGCTGCCGCTGCCGGACGGCACGGTGCCCGGGGTCGTCCACGTGTCGATGGCCGATCCGTACTGCCCGGCCGGGCGGCGGGCGGCCCTGGACGCGGCGGCAGGGGCCGCCTGGGAACCGGTGGACGGCGGGACGCTGGTGGTGATCGAGGGGCCGCGGTTCTCCACCCGCGCGGAGTCGCGCTGGTTCACCGGCAACGGCTGGTCGGTGGTCGGGATGACCGGCCATCCGGAGGCCGTGCTGGCCCGCGAACTCGGGCTCTGCTACACCTCGTTGGCACTGGTGACAGACCTCGACGCGGGGGTGGCGAGCGGCGAGGGCGTCACCCACGCCGAGGTGCTGGAGGTCTTCGCCCGCAACGTGGAGCGGTTGCGCACCGTGCTGTTCAAGGCGATCGAAATCCTGCCGGCCGACCGTGCGTGCCCGTGCGGGCACGCACTGGACGGCCTTACGACGGGTCTTCCCGGGGTGCCGGGCGACTGA
- the melC2 gene encoding tyrosinase MelC2 — MAVRRNQATLTAQQKRDFTAALLELKRLGRYDAYVSTHNQFITGDSDNGERTGHRSPSFLPWHRKFLLQFEQDLQRINPEVTLPYWDWTADRTPDSTIWAADMLGGTGRARDGQVTTGPFAASGGKWKLTVSPDSRDFLRRSLGTAVAQLPTRAEVESVLALTTYDAAPWNSSSDGFRNQLEGWRGVNLHNRVHVWVGGLMSTGMSPNDPVFWLHHCFIDKLWAEWQRRHSDKGYLPTTATRNVVALNDTMKPWNDTTPAAMLDHTRFYTYDTGF; from the coding sequence ATGGCAGTCCGCAGGAACCAGGCGACCCTGACCGCCCAGCAGAAGCGCGACTTCACCGCCGCGCTGCTCGAACTCAAGCGCCTCGGCCGCTACGACGCCTACGTCAGCACCCACAACCAGTTCATCACCGGCGACAGCGACAACGGCGAGCGCACCGGCCACCGCTCGCCGTCCTTCCTGCCGTGGCACCGCAAGTTCCTGCTCCAGTTCGAGCAGGACCTGCAGCGCATCAACCCCGAGGTCACCCTCCCGTACTGGGACTGGACCGCGGACCGCACCCCCGACTCGACCATATGGGCCGCGGACATGCTCGGCGGCACCGGCCGGGCCCGCGACGGCCAGGTCACCACCGGCCCGTTCGCGGCCTCCGGCGGCAAGTGGAAGCTCACCGTGAGCCCCGACAGCCGCGACTTCCTGCGCCGCTCCCTCGGCACCGCCGTCGCCCAGCTGCCCACCCGCGCCGAGGTCGAGTCCGTCCTCGCCCTCACCACCTACGACGCGGCCCCCTGGAACAGCTCCTCCGACGGCTTCCGCAACCAGCTGGAGGGCTGGCGCGGCGTCAACCTGCACAACCGGGTGCACGTCTGGGTCGGCGGCCTGATGAGCACCGGCATGTCGCCGAACGACCCGGTGTTCTGGCTGCACCACTGTTTCATCGACAAGCTCTGGGCCGAGTGGCAGCGCCGGCACAGCGACAAGGGCTACCTGCCGACCACCGCCACCCGCAACGTCGTCGCCCTCAACGACACGATGAAGCCGTGGAACGACACCACCCCGGCCGCCATGCTCGACCACACCCGCTTCTACACCTACGACACCGGCTTCTGA
- a CDS encoding GNAT family N-acetyltransferase: MERRLAPLLSGEAAGPVLPSSRLAVDGADRVVAGVVLTDRDGTPWIADVFRYPARSYPGLGTELLKVVLADAAERDLTTAGLAVTADNPACRIYERLGFRVVRTAMTVIVP, translated from the coding sequence ATGGAGCGGCGGCTGGCTCCCCTGCTCAGCGGGGAGGCGGCCGGGCCGGTGCTGCCGTCGAGCCGGCTGGCGGTGGACGGCGCCGACCGGGTCGTCGCCGGAGTCGTCCTGACCGACCGCGACGGCACGCCCTGGATCGCCGACGTGTTCCGCTATCCCGCACGGAGCTATCCCGGCCTCGGGACCGAGTTGCTGAAGGTGGTCCTGGCCGACGCCGCCGAGCGTGACCTCACCACGGCGGGCCTCGCGGTGACGGCGGACAATCCGGCCTGCCGGATCTACGAGCGGCTCGGCTTCCGGGTCGTCCGGACCGCGATGACGGTGATCGTGCCCTGA
- a CDS encoding molybdopterin-dependent oxidoreductase, translated as MGSKTSGGRRRLDLPLLSPPARLRRGPFRDGAFRSTLHEPRTTVVLGRWLGAALLICFLTGLASHLLQDPPGWLSGLLPARPVNGYRVTQGLHVISGIAAIPLAGAKLWTVYPRLFEWPPARSVLHALERLGIAVLVAAVLLELFTGLLNTLQWYPWPFPFRQTHFWLGWLATGGLLIHIAVKAPLITPYWLRPQEPVPGRRAFLTSVTAAVGAVTLTTAGQSVPWLRGLDLLAPRRPDIGSQGLPVNRTAAQAGTVTVPADWRLSVAGPRPYTLTLDELAELPQHEAVLPISCVEGWSASARWTGVRIADLLARSGAPTGSAVRVTSLEAAGPYRVMEMPAQYVDDPLTLLALRVNGETLNADHGFPARIIAPNRPGLLQTKWVSRIEVI; from the coding sequence GTGGGATCCAAGACCTCCGGCGGCCGACGCCGTCTCGATCTCCCGCTGCTCTCGCCCCCGGCCCGTCTGCGCCGCGGCCCGTTCCGTGACGGGGCCTTCCGCTCGACGCTGCACGAGCCGCGCACCACCGTCGTCCTCGGCCGGTGGCTGGGCGCGGCGCTGCTGATCTGTTTCCTGACCGGTCTCGCCAGCCATCTGCTGCAGGACCCGCCGGGCTGGCTGTCGGGCCTGCTGCCCGCCCGCCCGGTGAACGGGTACCGGGTCACCCAGGGCCTGCACGTCATCAGCGGCATCGCCGCGATCCCGCTCGCCGGGGCCAAGCTCTGGACCGTCTACCCCCGGCTGTTCGAATGGCCCCCGGCGCGCAGCGTCCTCCACGCGCTGGAGCGTCTGGGCATCGCCGTGCTGGTGGCCGCGGTGCTGCTGGAGCTGTTCACCGGCCTGCTGAACACCCTCCAGTGGTACCCGTGGCCGTTCCCGTTCCGGCAGACGCACTTCTGGCTGGGCTGGCTGGCCACCGGCGGGCTGCTGATCCACATCGCCGTCAAGGCCCCGCTCATCACCCCGTACTGGCTCCGTCCGCAGGAGCCGGTGCCCGGACGTCGCGCGTTCCTGACCTCGGTCACCGCGGCCGTCGGCGCGGTCACCCTCACGACGGCCGGACAGAGCGTGCCGTGGCTGCGCGGCCTGGACCTGCTCGCCCCGCGCCGGCCCGACATCGGCTCCCAGGGCCTTCCGGTCAACCGCACCGCCGCCCAGGCCGGTACGGTCACCGTCCCCGCCGACTGGCGGCTCAGCGTCGCCGGGCCGCGGCCCTACACCCTGACGCTCGACGAGCTGGCCGAACTCCCCCAGCACGAAGCGGTCCTGCCGATCTCCTGTGTGGAGGGCTGGAGCGCGAGCGCCCGCTGGACCGGGGTGCGGATCGCGGATCTGCTGGCCCGGTCCGGTGCGCCCACCGGTTCGGCGGTGCGGGTCACCTCGCTGGAGGCCGCCGGCCCGTACCGGGTGATGGAGATGCCCGCGCAGTACGTCGACGACCCGCTCACCCTGCTCGCCCTGCGGGTCAACGGCGAGACGCTGAACGCCGATCACGGCTTCCCGGCGCGGATCATCGCACCGAACCGGCCCGGCTTGCTGCAGACCAAGTGGGTCTCCCGGATCGAGGTGATCTGA
- a CDS encoding NAD(P)/FAD-dependent oxidoreductase → MRRVAVVGSGVAGLTAAYELFRAGVRVELFEADGRLGGHAHTQRATEPDGRVLALDTGFLVHNERTYPHLTRLFAELGVRTQDSDMSMSVRCDGCGLEYAGARGPAGLLARPGGLLRGRYLRMLAAVPRFHRRARRLLADPAAGDPSLREFLAAELFPPYFVSHFMTPVVSAVWSCAPDLAGDYPARYLFAFLENHGLLSVTGSPTWRTVVGGSRTYVERIAERLPAVHLSAPVRAVHRHADGVTVVTEDGRRSPADAVVIATHADQALRLLAEPTTAEREVLGAFTYSRNPTVLHRDSSLLPAARGARGSWNYRMADCETPADRVRVSYHLNRLLRLQAADDYLVTLNEDRQRPVPEDLVVSRTVYEHPVYTARTVAAQRRLPELATGRTAFAGAYHGWGFHEDGCRSGIEAARSLLPVSAH, encoded by the coding sequence GTGCGCCGCGTGGCCGTGGTGGGCTCCGGCGTGGCCGGCCTCACGGCCGCGTACGAGCTGTTCCGGGCCGGGGTGCGGGTCGAGCTGTTCGAGGCCGACGGGCGGCTCGGCGGCCACGCCCACACCCAGCGGGCCACCGAGCCGGACGGGCGCGTCCTCGCCCTCGACACCGGCTTCCTGGTCCACAACGAGCGGACCTATCCCCACCTCACCCGGCTCTTCGCGGAACTCGGAGTCCGCACGCAGGACAGCGACATGAGCATGTCCGTGCGCTGCGACGGCTGCGGCCTGGAGTACGCCGGCGCGCGCGGACCGGCCGGCCTGCTCGCCCGGCCCGGCGGCCTGCTCCGCGGCCGGTACCTGCGGATGCTCGCCGCGGTACCGCGCTTCCACCGGCGCGCCCGCCGGCTCCTCGCCGACCCCGCAGCGGGCGACCCCAGCCTGCGCGAGTTCCTCGCCGCCGAGCTGTTCCCGCCGTACTTCGTGAGCCACTTCATGACCCCGGTGGTCTCCGCCGTCTGGTCCTGCGCCCCCGACCTCGCGGGCGACTACCCGGCGCGCTACCTGTTCGCCTTCCTCGAGAACCACGGCCTGCTCTCGGTGACCGGATCACCGACCTGGCGCACCGTCGTCGGCGGCTCCCGCACCTACGTCGAGCGGATCGCCGAACGGCTCCCCGCCGTGCACCTCTCGGCCCCCGTGCGGGCGGTGCACCGCCACGCCGACGGCGTCACCGTGGTCACCGAGGACGGCCGACGCAGCCCGGCGGACGCCGTCGTGATCGCCACCCACGCCGACCAGGCACTGCGGCTGCTCGCCGAACCGACCACGGCCGAACGCGAGGTGCTCGGCGCGTTCACCTACTCGCGCAACCCCACCGTGCTGCACCGGGACTCCTCCCTGCTGCCCGCCGCGCGAGGGGCCCGCGGGTCCTGGAACTACCGGATGGCCGACTGCGAGACCCCCGCCGACCGCGTCCGGGTCAGCTACCACCTCAACCGGCTGCTGCGGCTCCAGGCCGCCGACGACTACCTGGTCACCCTCAACGAGGACCGGCAGCGCCCGGTACCCGAGGACCTGGTCGTCTCCCGCACCGTCTACGAGCACCCGGTCTACACCGCGCGCACCGTCGCCGCCCAGCGCCGGCTCCCCGAACTCGCCACCGGCCGCACCGCGTTCGCCGGCGCCTACCACGGCTGGGGGTTCCACGAGGACGGCTGCCGCTCCGGCATCGAGGCGGCCCGGTCCCTGCTCCCGGTCAGCGCGCACTGA
- a CDS encoding NAD-dependent epimerase/dehydratase family protein — MRIPVTGGAGFIGSAIVRALVTAGHEVRVVDALLPAVHPSGTVPALPGGVEFRHGDVRDTGTVERALTGVDAVCHQAAMVGLGLDLADAPDYVGCNDLGTAVLLAAMARTGVRSLALAGSMVVYGEGRYTCTEHGPVAPGPRRPDDLDAGRFEPPCPVCGTALRPGLVGEDAPADPRNVYAATKLAQEHLAAAWARACGGRVLTLRYHNVYGPGMPRDTPYAGVASLFRSALARGEAPRVFEDGGQRRDFVHVDDVAAANLAALEAVGSRPPGSARVYNVGSGEVHTVGEMAAALAAAYGGPSPVVTGEYRLGDVRHVTADSSRLRAELGWRPRVPFADGLAEFAAAPLRG; from the coding sequence ATGAGGATTCCGGTCACCGGCGGTGCCGGGTTCATCGGTTCGGCGATCGTCCGGGCCCTGGTCACGGCGGGGCACGAGGTCCGCGTCGTGGACGCGCTGCTGCCCGCGGTCCACCCGTCCGGGACGGTGCCCGCCCTCCCGGGCGGAGTGGAGTTCCGGCACGGCGACGTACGGGACACCGGCACGGTGGAGCGGGCACTGACCGGGGTCGACGCGGTCTGCCACCAGGCGGCGATGGTCGGCCTGGGTCTCGATCTGGCCGACGCGCCCGACTACGTGGGCTGCAACGACCTCGGCACCGCGGTCCTGCTCGCCGCGATGGCCCGTACCGGCGTTCGGAGTCTGGCGCTCGCCGGGTCGATGGTGGTCTACGGCGAAGGCCGGTACACGTGCACCGAACACGGGCCGGTGGCCCCCGGACCTCGCCGTCCGGACGATCTCGACGCCGGCCGGTTCGAGCCGCCGTGCCCGGTGTGCGGCACCGCCCTTCGGCCCGGTCTGGTCGGGGAGGACGCGCCCGCGGATCCGCGGAACGTGTACGCGGCCACGAAGTTGGCCCAGGAGCACCTGGCCGCGGCCTGGGCACGCGCGTGCGGCGGCCGGGTCCTGACGCTGCGCTATCACAACGTGTACGGGCCCGGAATGCCCCGCGACACCCCGTACGCCGGGGTGGCTTCCCTGTTCCGCTCGGCCCTGGCCCGAGGGGAGGCGCCGCGGGTGTTCGAGGACGGCGGCCAGCGCCGGGACTTCGTGCACGTCGACGACGTCGCCGCGGCCAACCTCGCCGCCTTGGAAGCCGTCGGCAGCCGGCCGCCGGGGAGCGCCCGGGTGTACAACGTGGGCAGTGGGGAGGTGCACACGGTCGGCGAGATGGCCGCGGCGCTGGCCGCCGCGTACGGCGGTCCTTCGCCCGTGGTGACGGGTGAGTACCGGCTCGGCGACGTCCGGCACGTCACCGCCGACTCCTCGCGGCTGCGCGCCGAGCTCGGCTGGCGTCCCCGGGTGCCGTTCGCCGACGGTCTGGCGGAGTTCGCCGCCGCGCCGCTGCGCGGGTGA
- a CDS encoding anti-sigma factor yields MNASPDLHALTGAYATHALPEPERAAFERHLAECPACTQEVAEFHATLARLGSAQALVPPPGLKAQVMAGIGEIRQLPPVTDPVGPAPRPARLGRRWPRLALAACLALACGLGAVAVQQHNEAARAGAEASRLRDQQASFNRLLTSPDARTSTAASGAAVGTVVWSPSRSQAAFLATGLPALPQGRTYELWFNDSGTMRPAGLLPAGDGQLLLTGRIDGAVGVGVTVEPSGGSAHPTGQPLMLLPLA; encoded by the coding sequence ATGAACGCCTCGCCCGATCTCCACGCGCTGACCGGCGCCTACGCCACGCACGCGCTGCCCGAACCGGAGCGTGCCGCGTTCGAACGCCACCTCGCGGAGTGCCCGGCCTGTACGCAGGAGGTCGCCGAGTTCCACGCGACCCTCGCCCGGCTGGGCTCCGCGCAGGCGCTGGTGCCGCCGCCCGGGCTCAAGGCCCAGGTGATGGCGGGCATCGGCGAGATCCGGCAGCTCCCGCCGGTGACCGATCCGGTGGGCCCGGCGCCCCGCCCGGCCCGGCTGGGGCGGAGATGGCCGAGGCTGGCGCTGGCGGCCTGCCTGGCCCTGGCCTGCGGGCTCGGCGCGGTCGCCGTCCAGCAGCACAACGAGGCGGCGCGGGCCGGGGCCGAGGCGAGCCGACTCCGGGACCAGCAGGCCTCCTTCAACCGTCTGCTGACCTCGCCGGACGCCCGTACCTCGACCGCGGCCTCCGGTGCGGCCGTCGGCACGGTGGTGTGGTCGCCGAGCCGCAGCCAGGCGGCTTTCCTCGCCACCGGACTGCCCGCGCTGCCCCAGGGCCGCACCTACGAGCTGTGGTTCAACGACTCCGGCACGATGCGTCCGGCCGGGCTGCTGCCGGCCGGCGACGGGCAACTGCTGCTCACCGGACGGATCGACGGCGCCGTCGGGGTCGGGGTGACGGTCGAACCGTCCGGCGGCTCGGCGCACCCGACCGGCCAGCCCCTGATGCTGCTGCCGCTCGCCTGA
- a CDS encoding SAM-dependent methyltransferase yields MPRPSLVRRPAARWGRLPSGPAPELDGQPPEAAVSARVSSALLGGKDHWPRDRDAAQRLCELDPSWARDAAAARAAVLGLAAATRGIDQFVDLGCGLTTGAADSALAPLHTAVGPRHPGAHVVYADRDPMVLAHTRALLHPPAPATARHLEADLTDPVALLAALRHEAGLQWRRPVAVLLSDVLHELTDAQARPLLAALRDDLPDGSVLLLTHRLPAEGATAAAVATAHTEAALAWHPRAADQLTALLPGWRALPLAHTTRTPGFTTLAVTTGRRPA; encoded by the coding sequence ATGCCCCGCCCTTCGCTCGTGCGGCGCCCGGCGGCGCGGTGGGGCCGGCTGCCGTCCGGCCCCGCCCCTGAGCTGGACGGCCAGCCGCCGGAAGCCGCCGTCTCGGCCCGGGTCTCCAGCGCGCTGCTCGGCGGCAAGGACCACTGGCCCCGGGACCGGGACGCCGCGCAGCGGCTGTGCGAGCTCGATCCGTCCTGGGCCCGGGACGCCGCGGCCGCCAGGGCGGCCGTCCTGGGCCTCGCGGCGGCGACCAGGGGCATCGACCAGTTCGTGGACCTGGGGTGCGGCCTGACCACCGGAGCCGCGGACTCCGCCCTCGCCCCGCTGCACACCGCCGTAGGGCCGCGCCACCCCGGAGCACACGTCGTCTACGCGGACCGCGACCCGATGGTGCTGGCCCACACCCGGGCGCTGCTGCACCCGCCCGCGCCCGCCACCGCCCGCCACCTGGAGGCCGACCTCACCGATCCCGTCGCCCTGCTGGCCGCCCTGCGGCACGAGGCCGGCCTCCAGTGGCGACGCCCGGTGGCCGTCCTCCTGTCCGACGTGCTCCACGAACTGACGGACGCCCAGGCCCGCCCACTGCTCGCGGCCCTGCGCGACGACCTCCCGGACGGGAGCGTGCTGCTGCTCACCCACCGCCTCCCGGCCGAGGGCGCCACCGCGGCGGCGGTGGCCACCGCACACACCGAGGCCGCCCTCGCCTGGCACCCACGCGCCGCCGACCAGCTCACGGCCCTGCTGCCGGGCTGGCGCGCCCTCCCCCTCGCCCACACCACCCGAACCCCGGGCTTCACCACCCTGGCCGTCACCACCGGCCGGCGGCCGGCCTGA